The Bradyrhizobium sp. LLZ17 genomic sequence GGTGCCAGCAGGCATCCTCCAGCGCGGTCACCGCGCCATCGGCCTTGCGATACATCACGACATGCTTGCCGCAGATCGTCCGCGGCAGCAGCGCCGGCTTGACATCGGCGTCCCAGGCGGCGGCGTACCAGGCGTTCATGGGGAAGGGTTTGGTCATGGCGGCGTTCTCCCAGAGCTTATGGATACGTTATGTATACAATAGCACGAGGACATAATCGTTCAAGGCCGAAAACAGCCTACCATAATACCTAAACGCATCATTGTGTATACACGATTATCTCCACTGTCATTCCCCGCGAAGGCGGGGAATCCAGTACGCCGCGCCGTCATTGGTTCACCCAACTGGCGGCACGGCGTACTGGATCACCCGCTTTCGCGGGTGATGACACCTGTTGAAACAGCGTGTCCTCCCCTGGAGGGACAGCGGGAGCCGCGCTTTGGCGGCTATGCCCCGAACACCTTCGCCAACCCGGCCTGCGCTTCCTGCTGGATCCGCCCCAGGTGCTCGGTGCTGCGGAAACTCTCCGCGTAGATCTTGTAGACGTCCTCGGTGCCCGACGGCCTGGCGGCGAACCAGCCGAAATCGGTCTCGACCTTGATGCCGCCGAACGGCTGGCCGTTGCCGGGCGCCTTGCTCAGCGTGGCGCGGACGGGATCGCCGGCGAGGTCCTTCAGGCCGAGCTGCTCGGGCGTGACCGACTTCAGGATGTTTTTCTGCGGCGTGGTCGCCGCGACGTCGATCCGCGCGTAATGCGGCACGCCGAGTTCGGCGGTGAGATCGCTGAAGAACTGGCTGGGGTCGCGGCCGGTCCTGGCCATGATCTCGGCCGCGAGCAGGCCGAGGATGATGCCGTCCTTGTCGGTGGTCCACACTGTGCCGTCGCGGCGCAGAAACGAGGCCCCTGCACTCTCCTCGCCGCCGAAGCCGAAGCCGCCCGTGAGGAGGCCATCGACGAACCATTTGAAGCCGACGGGCGTCTCGACCAGCTTGCGGCCGAGTTTCTTCGCAACGCGATCGATGATCGAGCTCGACACCACGGTCTTGCCGATCGCGGCGTCGTTGCCCCAGTTCGGGCGATGCGCGAACAGATAGGCAATGGCGGTCGCCAGATAATGGTTCGGATTCATCAGGCCGCCGGTGCGCGTCACGATGCCGTGGCGATCGGCGTCGGTGTCGTTGGCAAAGGCAACGTCGAAGCGGTCGCGCATGGCGATCAGGCTCGCCATCGCGTAGGGCGAGGAGCAGTCCATGCGGATCTTGCCGTCCCAATCCACCGTCATGAAGCGGAAGGTCGGATCGATCGCCTCGTTCACCACGGTGGCCTTCAACCCGTAGCGCTCGATGATCGGATGCCAGTAATGCACCGCGGCGCCGCCGAGCGGATCGATGCCGATATTGATGCCGGCGGATTTGACCAGGTCGAGATCGACGACGCTGCCGAGATCGGCAATGTAGGGCGTGACGTAGTCGTAGGCGTGGACGGTCGACGACTTCAGCGCCCTCGCGTAGTCGATGCGCTTTACGCCCCTCATGCCGTCGGCGAGATAGGCGTTGGCGCGCTTCTCGATCACGGAGGTCGCGTCGGTATCGGCCGGCCCGCCATGCGGCGGATTGTATTTGTAGCCGCCGTCTTCCGGGGGATTGTGCGAGGGCGTGACGACGACGCCGTCGGCCAGACCCGACGTGCGGCCCTTGTTGTAAGCTAGGATCGCATGCGAGATCACCGGCGTCGGCGTGTAGCCGCCGTCCTTGTCGACCATGATGTCGACGCCGTTGGCTGCAAACACCTCGACGGCGCTGGCGAGCGCGGGCTCGGCCAGCGCATGGGTGTCGATGCCGATAAAGAGCGGACCCGTCAGCCCCTTCTCCCTTCTGTAATCACAGATGGCCTGCGTGGTGGCGAGGATGTGGTGCTCGTTGAAGGAGGTCTTCAGCGAGGTGCCGCGATGGCCCGAGGTGCCGAACGCCACCCGCTGCGCCGGATCCGCCGCATCCGGCTTGTTGGCGAAATAGGCCGTCACGAGCCGTGGAATATTGGCAAGCGCGTCCGGCGAGACCAATTTGCCCGCCGCGGGATGAACATCAGCCACTGGGAATACCCTCGTCCTAGAAAAATTGAGGCCTGCCGCACCATAGCACCGGGCCTGCACGCGCCAAGCCAAAAGCCCCTGGTCAACCACGGCAACAAATGGCCGCATTTGGATCCATGAATGCGGGCATGACCATTTTCGCAACGGCCGTGCTGCTCGCCAGTTCCTTGGCATTCTCGTCACCAGACCATGTCAGGGCAGCAGACGTCGAGCCCAATCCGATGCTGCGCTGTGCGGCCGTTGATCACGACCTTGCCAAGGTGAAGCGGCGGATCGAGCGGGCGCTCCACAGTGCCGCATCGGACAACACAGCAGCGTCCTCCCCTCCTGACATGACGCGCTGACGACACCCTGCGGCTTCTTTCCCGGTTCGGGCGCGCCGGCGTTCGCGGAACATGGTGTGGTTCGAGTGTCATGGCCATGGCCATCTCGAATGGTCCGATGGTCCTTTCGCGGACAGCCTAGACCACCGATAGCATCGGCCATCCCGTCGCCAAGCCGATTGCCGCATCGATCAGATGCCACGCCCGGTCGACGATCAATCGACAACGCCGATCCTTGACGGAGCGATCCATCGGAAATCGCACACGGCGATCTCGTACTTTGGTGCCGGGTATCGCTTGATGCAGGACAAGGACGCCCTTGCCGGGCGTGGCGCACGATGCAGCCGTTTGATGAATAAAGGCGGGGACTTGCAGGATTCACCGGCAGATCCCGTAAGTGGGGCGATCACCATGATTGGACGTCTGATTTTCACGCTTATGCTGGCCAGCGCCATGTCTTCGGCCGCCGCCGCGGAGGGCGATCCGGCCGCAGGCAGAGCCGTCTTCGAGCGCACCTGCGCGAACTGCCACGCGGCAGTGATCGGGGTGAACAAGGTCGGCCCAAGTCTCTGGAATGTCGTCGGCCGCAAGCCTGCCGCCGTCCCGGACTTCGCCTATTCCGATGCCATGAAGGCCAATAAGGAGGCCTGGACGCCGACAGCGCTGGACGCCTATCTCGCCGATCCCCGCGGCGATGTCCACGGCGTCAAGATGTTCTTCAAGGGGCTGCCGAACCCCGCAGATCGGGCCAATGTCATCGCCTATCTTCAGGCGTTGCAGTAAGCGATCGGGGCGGACGACCGATCCGAACGACGCCCGTTCGCCGGGTCATGCGGTTCTGTTATGATCCGCATGGCCACGGAGAATCATCTAGCCATGGACCTCGCGCGCTGGCATCTGCCCGTGCTCGTCTTCCTCGCCGTAGCGGGGGCTGCGCTCGCGCGAACGCTGCGGAATTCTACACCGAGGACCTCCGCATCTCCATGGTGGAGGCCGGGCCGCAGGGGCTGGAGGCGTTCCTGGTCCGTCCCGCCGGGACCAAGCGCTATCCGCTCGCGCTGCTCAGCCACGGTTCGCCGCGCGATTTCGACGACCGCGCGACGATGTCGGCCCACAAATATTACGGCGTCGCGCTCGAATATGCCCGGCGCGGCTTTGCCGCGCTGATCGTGATGCGGCGCGGCTACGGTACCTCGGCGGGCGGCCGCGTCGACAGCGTCGGTGGCTGCGCCAATGCGGCCTATTTGCCGGCGGCAGCGGTCGCGGTCGCGGATTTGCGCGCGGCGATCGATGCGATGGCGCGCAGGGCCGACGTCACCACGACCGGCATGATCGCGGCCGGTCATTCAGCCGGCGGCCTCGCCACCGTTGCGCTGACCGCGCAGGCGCCGGCAGGTCTCGTCGCCGCGATCAGCTTCGCCGGCGGCCGCGGCTCGCGCGACAATGACGACGTCTGCAATCCGGATGGGCTGGTGCAGGCCTTCGCTAGCTTCGGCAAGACCTCGCGCGTGCCGATGCTGTGGGTCTATGCCAGCAACGACCTGTTTTTCGGTCCTGACCTGGCGCGCCGCTTCTACGACGGATTTCGCAACAGTGGCGGCAACGCCAAATTCGTCGCGGCACCGCCTTACGGCGACGACGGTCATTATCTCTATTCCGTGGCGGGCCGTCCGCAATGGACGCCTTATGTCGACGCCTTCCTGCGCGAACGCGGGCTCGGCCGCGACATCTTGAGCGCGCCCGATCCGCTGCCGCCACCTGGTCATTTCAGCGACGCCGCGCTCGCCGAATTTGCGCGCTATCTCGCCAGCACCACGCCGCACAAGGCCTTTGCGGTGTCGCCCAATGGCGGCTACGGTTGGCGCTCGGGGCGCACCACCGTGGAGGACGCCCAACGCGAGGCGCTCGCGGCCTGCATGAAATGGTCGCCGACATGCACGCTCTATGCGG encodes the following:
- a CDS encoding cytochrome c family protein, translating into MPRPVDDQSTTPILDGAIHRKSHTAISYFGAGYRLMQDKDALAGRGARCSRLMNKGGDLQDSPADPVSGAITMIGRLIFTLMLASAMSSAAAAEGDPAAGRAVFERTCANCHAAVIGVNKVGPSLWNVVGRKPAAVPDFAYSDAMKANKEAWTPTALDAYLADPRGDVHGVKMFFKGLPNPADRANVIAYLQALQ
- a CDS encoding alpha/beta hydrolase family protein; this encodes MVEAGPQGLEAFLVRPAGTKRYPLALLSHGSPRDFDDRATMSAHKYYGVALEYARRGFAALIVMRRGYGTSAGGRVDSVGGCANAAYLPAAAVAVADLRAAIDAMARRADVTTTGMIAAGHSAGGLATVALTAQAPAGLVAAISFAGGRGSRDNDDVCNPDGLVQAFASFGKTSRVPMLWVYASNDLFFGPDLARRFYDGFRNSGGNAKFVAAPPYGDDGHYLYSVAGRPQWTPYVDAFLRERGLGRDILSAPDPLPPPGHFSDAALAEFARYLASTTPHKAFAVSPNGGYGWRSGRTTVEDAQREALAACMKWSPTCTLYAVDDQLAGPAQKASTDQGSRAR
- the pgm gene encoding phosphoglucomutase (alpha-D-glucose-1,6-bisphosphate-dependent); its protein translation is MADVHPAAGKLVSPDALANIPRLVTAYFANKPDAADPAQRVAFGTSGHRGTSLKTSFNEHHILATTQAICDYRREKGLTGPLFIGIDTHALAEPALASAVEVFAANGVDIMVDKDGGYTPTPVISHAILAYNKGRTSGLADGVVVTPSHNPPEDGGYKYNPPHGGPADTDATSVIEKRANAYLADGMRGVKRIDYARALKSSTVHAYDYVTPYIADLGSVVDLDLVKSAGINIGIDPLGGAAVHYWHPIIERYGLKATVVNEAIDPTFRFMTVDWDGKIRMDCSSPYAMASLIAMRDRFDVAFANDTDADRHGIVTRTGGLMNPNHYLATAIAYLFAHRPNWGNDAAIGKTVVSSSIIDRVAKKLGRKLVETPVGFKWFVDGLLTGGFGFGGEESAGASFLRRDGTVWTTDKDGIILGLLAAEIMARTGRDPSQFFSDLTAELGVPHYARIDVAATTPQKNILKSVTPEQLGLKDLAGDPVRATLSKAPGNGQPFGGIKVETDFGWFAARPSGTEDVYKIYAESFRSTEHLGRIQQEAQAGLAKVFGA